The following are from one region of the Paracoccus sp. S3-43 genome:
- a CDS encoding type III PLP-dependent enzyme: MGTQKTVWDNPAEIVRHLQPDHPVMAFAPTVLQDRARQFLDGFPGLVTYAVKSNPDEAVIQNLVTAGIQGFDVASPFEIDLIGRLAPRAARHYHNPVRSRREIAHGVREGILAWSVDSRSELEKLFEQLPVSVDGQGVEISPRFKLPVLGAAYDFGSKFGATPDLAADLLRRVAERGYVASLTFHPGTQCTDPIAWESYIRVAREICDIAGVRARRLNVGGGFPSHRVVGVEPDLQSIFAEIADTVTECFGDDAPALVCEPGRGLCADAYALITRVKGVRDGTDLFLNDGVYGGLAELPIIGNIDRIEVLTPQGKPRTGDRNGRVIFGPTCDSVDRLPGELALPDDIAEDDYVIFHGAGAYSVVTNTRFNGFGAMTRATVMGFE; the protein is encoded by the coding sequence ATGGGGACACAGAAGACCGTCTGGGACAATCCCGCCGAGATCGTCCGCCATCTTCAGCCCGACCATCCGGTGATGGCCTTTGCGCCCACCGTGTTGCAGGACCGGGCGCGGCAGTTTCTGGACGGCTTTCCGGGCCTTGTCACCTATGCCGTGAAGTCGAACCCCGACGAGGCGGTGATCCAGAACCTCGTCACCGCCGGGATCCAGGGTTTCGACGTGGCATCCCCATTCGAGATCGACCTGATCGGCCGCCTCGCGCCGCGCGCCGCGCGCCATTACCACAACCCCGTCCGCTCGCGCCGAGAGATCGCGCATGGCGTCCGCGAAGGCATCCTCGCCTGGTCGGTCGACAGCCGCAGCGAGTTGGAGAAGCTGTTCGAACAGCTGCCCGTTTCGGTGGACGGGCAGGGGGTCGAGATCTCGCCCCGCTTCAAGCTGCCGGTCCTGGGCGCGGCCTATGACTTCGGCTCGAAATTCGGCGCCACGCCGGATCTGGCGGCGGATCTGCTGCGGCGGGTGGCGGAACGGGGCTATGTCGCCTCGCTGACCTTCCATCCCGGCACGCAATGCACCGACCCGATCGCCTGGGAAAGCTATATCCGCGTGGCCAGGGAAATCTGCGACATCGCGGGCGTCCGGGCGCGGCGGCTGAACGTGGGCGGCGGCTTCCCCTCGCACCGCGTGGTGGGGGTCGAACCGGACCTGCAATCCATCTTCGCGGAGATTGCCGATACGGTCACGGAATGCTTCGGCGACGACGCGCCCGCACTGGTCTGCGAACCCGGCCGGGGCCTTTGCGCCGACGCCTATGCGCTGATCACCCGCGTCAAGGGCGTGCGCGACGGCACCGACCTGTTCCTGAACGATGGCGTCTATGGCGGCCTGGCGGAACTGCCGATCATCGGCAATATCGACCGGATCGAGGTGCTGACGCCGCAGGGCAAGCCCCGCACGGGCGACCGCAACGGCCGCGTGATCTTCGGCCCGACCTGCGATTCGGTCGACCGCCTGCCGGGGGAACTGGCCCTGCCCGACGACATCGCCGAGGATGATTACGTCATCTTCCACGGCGCGGGCGCCTATTCGGTCGTGACCAACACCCGCTTCAACGGCTTCGGCGCCATGACCCGCGCCACGGTGATGGGCTTCGAATAG
- a CDS encoding Lrp/AsnC family transcriptional regulator yields the protein MDDLDRNIVALLSQDARTSIAVLARRLKVARSTLQARLERLETSGAIAGYTLRLGEAARLGRIRATVLLAIEPRSQPAILSRLKAMSQVERIHTTSGRIDLLVQIVSASTAELDEALDRIGAIDGIRSHESLIHLTTKLDRAV from the coding sequence TTGGACGATCTGGATCGCAACATCGTGGCGCTGCTGTCGCAGGACGCGCGCACATCCATCGCGGTCCTGGCGCGGCGGCTGAAGGTGGCGCGGTCGACGCTGCAAGCCCGGCTTGAACGGCTGGAAACGTCGGGCGCCATCGCCGGATACACCCTGCGCCTGGGCGAGGCCGCCAGGCTGGGACGGATCCGCGCCACCGTCCTGCTGGCGATCGAGCCGCGCAGCCAGCCCGCCATCCTGTCGCGGCTGAAGGCGATGTCCCAGGTCGAGCGTATCCACACCACCAGCGGCCGGATCGACCTTCTGGTCCAGATCGTCAGCGCATCGACGGCGGAACTGGACGAGGCCCTGGACCGCATCGGCGCCATCGACGGCATCCGGTCGCATGAAAGCCTGATCCACCTGACGACCAAGCTGGATCGCGCTGTGTGA
- a CDS encoding helix-turn-helix domain-containing protein, whose amino-acid sequence MTNAGETTRIRYDEGCLAAHALNVFGDRWALLIARELMLAPKRFQMIRQGLPGITATVLTQRLGQLAQSGVLTHDAALGLYALTDSGRALLPVLQAMCRWGAVHPGHDPRRFISPTALMISMTAMIGEARGHVATAAFRTAREGFVQRLTGDGVLRPQAVADPQGDFTLEGDGNSLARAVYGPLPLADLAAEGVIGLAGDARAAQDFVDLFRLR is encoded by the coding sequence ATGACCAATGCCGGCGAAACCACGCGCATCCGCTATGACGAGGGCTGCCTTGCCGCCCATGCCCTGAACGTGTTCGGCGACCGCTGGGCGCTGCTGATCGCGCGGGAACTGATGCTGGCGCCCAAGCGGTTCCAGATGATCCGCCAGGGCCTGCCGGGGATCACCGCGACGGTGCTGACGCAGCGGCTGGGGCAACTGGCGCAATCGGGGGTGCTGACCCATGACGCGGCCCTGGGGCTTTACGCGCTGACCGACAGCGGGCGGGCGCTGCTGCCGGTCTTGCAGGCGATGTGCCGCTGGGGGGCGGTCCATCCCGGCCACGATCCGCGCCGCTTCATCAGCCCCACGGCGCTGATGATTTCCATGACCGCGATGATCGGCGAGGCGCGGGGCCATGTCGCCACCGCCGCCTTCCGCACCGCGCGCGAAGGCTTCGTGCAGCGCCTGACCGGCGACGGCGTGCTGCGGCCCCAGGCCGTCGCCGATCCGCAGGGCGATTTCACGCTGGAGGGCGACGGCAACAGCCTGGCGCGGGCGGTCTATGGCCCCCTGCCGCTGGCCGATCTGGCCGCCGAAGGGGTGATCGGCCTGGCGGGCGACGCGCGGGCGGCGCAGGACTTCGTGGACCTGTTCCGGCTGCGCTAG
- a CDS encoding DUF1428 domain-containing protein: protein MTYISGFVAAVPRANRDAFIAHAKAGWPWFQKRGALRMVECLAEDVKPGKQTDFYRATLAKEDEVPLFSWVEWPDRATADAAWAGMQSDTDLPEMPEMPFDGARMFWGGFTPIVEEGESRPGSYVQGFVLAAPEDKKQAYIDMAKSATEMFRDYGANYQVECWGEDVPHGKLTDFYRATDAQEGEVPLFSWIEWPDRATCDAAGKKMEADMDGQDMPEMPFDGMRMFWGGFTPVFDSKTA from the coding sequence ATGACCTATATTTCCGGTTTCGTGGCCGCCGTGCCGCGTGCGAACAGGGACGCCTTCATCGCCCATGCCAAGGCAGGCTGGCCCTGGTTCCAGAAGCGCGGCGCGCTGCGGATGGTCGAATGCCTGGCCGAGGACGTGAAGCCCGGCAAGCAGACCGATTTCTATCGCGCCACCCTGGCCAAGGAGGACGAGGTGCCGCTGTTTTCCTGGGTCGAATGGCCCGACCGGGCGACCGCCGACGCGGCCTGGGCGGGGATGCAGAGCGACACGGATCTGCCCGAGATGCCGGAAATGCCCTTCGACGGCGCGCGCATGTTCTGGGGCGGCTTCACCCCCATCGTCGAGGAGGGCGAGAGCCGCCCCGGCAGCTATGTCCAGGGCTTCGTGCTGGCCGCGCCGGAAGACAAGAAGCAGGCCTATATCGACATGGCGAAAAGCGCGACCGAGATGTTCCGGGATTATGGCGCCAACTATCAGGTCGAATGCTGGGGCGAGGATGTGCCCCATGGCAAGCTGACCGATTTCTATCGCGCCACCGACGCCCAAGAGGGCGAGGTGCCGCTGTTTTCCTGGATCGAATGGCCCGACCGCGCCACCTGCGACGCGGCGGGCAAGAAGATGGAGGCCGATATGGACGGCCAGGACATGCCCGAGATGCCCTTCGACGGGATGCGGATGTTCTGGGGCGGCTTCACGCCCGTCTTCGACAGCAAGACCGCGTAA
- a CDS encoding VOC family protein: protein MAKVHGLPVWFELATTQGQLAAAGDFYARLLGWRIADAGMEGFTYHLASSDGDMVAGLMEISDGMAEMPPNWTIYFGVDDADRAAAAIAAAGGRIWKEPADIPGTGRFAVAADPQGAPFGILAPLPMADGSGGGAFDQQKAGHGNWTELMSSDPAAGFAFYAGLFGWSKGEAMDMGEMGTYQLFRHDGAEIGGMMGLGNAPQPCWLAYFGVNGVNPAIARIREAGGTLQHGPQEVPGGAHIAIATDPQGAWFAVVGPLETAA, encoded by the coding sequence ATGGCCAAGGTTCACGGGCTTCCCGTCTGGTTCGAGCTTGCGACGACCCAGGGGCAACTGGCGGCGGCGGGCGATTTCTATGCCCGCCTGCTGGGCTGGCGGATCGCTGATGCGGGGATGGAGGGGTTCACCTATCACCTCGCCTCGTCCGATGGCGACATGGTGGCGGGGCTTATGGAGATCTCCGACGGCATGGCGGAAATGCCGCCGAACTGGACGATCTATTTCGGCGTGGACGATGCCGACCGCGCGGCGGCGGCGATTGCCGCCGCGGGCGGGCGGATCTGGAAGGAACCCGCCGACATTCCCGGCACCGGCCGCTTTGCCGTTGCCGCCGACCCGCAGGGCGCGCCCTTCGGGATCCTCGCGCCGCTGCCGATGGCGGACGGCTCGGGCGGCGGGGCCTTCGATCAGCAGAAGGCCGGGCATGGCAACTGGACGGAACTGATGTCCAGCGACCCGGCGGCGGGCTTTGCCTTTTATGCCGGCCTGTTCGGCTGGTCCAAGGGCGAGGCGATGGATATGGGCGAGATGGGCACCTATCAGCTGTTCCGCCATGACGGTGCCGAGATCGGCGGCATGATGGGCCTGGGCAACGCGCCGCAGCCCTGCTGGCTGGCCTATTTCGGCGTGAACGGCGTCAACCCGGCTATCGCACGCATCCGCGAGGCTGGCGGCACGCTTCAGCATGGCCCGCAAGAGGTTCCGGGCGGCGCCCATATCGCCATCGCCACCGATCCGCAGGGGGCGTGGTTCGCCGTGGTCGGCCCGCTGGAGACGGCGGCATGA
- a CDS encoding glutathione S-transferase family protein, whose product MTLVLTTYDWVPDFPRGFVRDLRVRWLMEELGRPYTVETVPMKDRTAAHLACQPFHQVPFIRDGDLTLFESGAILLHLAEGTALMPMAQRPQVQQWLIAALNSVEIHCIAWILARFFDKDEAGAARREPLVRQRLAQVQAAMAGRDWIAGDAFTVADIMMADVLRIPAQNGLLDDLPQLAAYLERATARPAFRKALADQMAHWRAADETAAS is encoded by the coding sequence ATGACCCTGGTCCTGACCACCTATGACTGGGTGCCCGACTTTCCGCGCGGCTTCGTGCGCGACCTGCGCGTCCGCTGGCTGATGGAGGAACTCGGGCGGCCCTACACGGTCGAAACCGTGCCGATGAAGGACCGCACCGCCGCGCATCTGGCCTGCCAGCCGTTTCATCAGGTGCCCTTCATCCGCGACGGCGACCTGACCCTGTTCGAGTCCGGCGCGATCCTGCTGCACCTGGCCGAGGGCACCGCGCTGATGCCAATGGCGCAGCGCCCGCAGGTCCAGCAATGGCTGATCGCCGCCCTGAACAGCGTCGAGATTCATTGCATCGCCTGGATCCTCGCCCGGTTCTTCGACAAGGACGAGGCGGGCGCGGCCCGGCGCGAGCCTCTGGTCCGGCAGCGGCTGGCACAGGTGCAGGCGGCGATGGCGGGGCGCGACTGGATCGCGGGCGACGCCTTCACGGTGGCCGACATCATGATGGCCGACGTGCTGCGGATCCCCGCGCAGAACGGGCTGCTGGACGACCTGCCGCAGCTTGCCGCCTATCTGGAACGCGCCACCGCCCGCCCGGCCTTCCGCAAGGCCCTGGCCGACCAGATGGCGCATTGGCGCGCGGCGGACGAAACCGCCGCGTCATGA
- a CDS encoding glutathione S-transferase family protein: MSLTLYGHPLSSYCQKVLVALHELSADFTCRHIDLSAEEDRRLMARLTPMGKMPALRDEAAGVTLAETSIIIEWLDRHHPGPVPLLPRDPDAALPARQWDRFFDIHVMNAAQPMVDARLFMAEGAVDVVAPFARSQLDRAYAAADRQLAGRDWIAGDFGMADCAAVPALFYAGFLHPFDAHPNLSAYFERLLARPSVARVLDEAKPWLRFFPFPDRIPARFR, translated from the coding sequence ATGAGCCTGACCCTCTATGGCCATCCGCTGTCCAGCTATTGCCAGAAGGTGCTGGTCGCGCTGCATGAACTGAGCGCGGATTTCACCTGTCGCCACATCGACCTGTCGGCCGAGGAGGACCGGCGCCTGATGGCCCGGTTGACACCGATGGGCAAGATGCCCGCGCTGCGCGACGAGGCGGCGGGGGTGACGCTGGCCGAGACCTCGATCATCATCGAATGGCTGGACCGCCACCATCCCGGCCCCGTGCCGCTGCTGCCGCGCGATCCCGACGCCGCCCTGCCCGCCCGGCAATGGGACCGTTTCTTCGACATCCATGTGATGAACGCCGCGCAGCCGATGGTCGATGCCCGGCTGTTCATGGCCGAGGGCGCGGTGGATGTGGTCGCCCCCTTCGCGCGCAGCCAGCTGGACCGCGCCTATGCGGCGGCCGACCGCCAGCTTGCCGGGCGCGACTGGATCGCGGGGGATTTCGGCATGGCCGATTGCGCGGCGGTCCCGGCGCTGTTCTATGCGGGTTTCCTGCATCCCTTCGACGCCCATCCGAACCTGTCGGCCTATTTCGAACGGCTGCTGGCCCGCCCCTCGGTCGCGCGGGTGCTGGACGAGGCGAAGCCCTGGCTGCGGTTCTTCCCCTTTCCGGATCGGATCCCCGCCCGGTTTCGCTGA
- a CDS encoding valine--tRNA ligase has product MSMDKSFDAKAAEARISARWEQQNAFAAGANASRSETFTVMIPPPNVTGSLHIGHAFNNTLQDILIRWHRMRGFDTLWQPGQDHAGIATQMVVERRMAERQEPGRRDIGRAAFVEKIWAWKQESGDTIINQLKRLGASCDWSRNAFTMSGAPGAPAGEGGNFHDAVIRVFVDLYDKGIIYRGKRLVNWDPHFETAISDLEVENREVPGHMWHFKYPLAANPETGERETYEYVERDEDGNVTLRETRDYISIATTRPETMLGDGAVAVHPDDPRYAPIVGKLCEIPVGPKEHRRLIPIITDDYPDPDFGSGAVKITGAHDFNDYGVAMRNDIPLYALMDSKGAMRADGLSHADSAAIATRAARGQNVGDVSDVNLVPEDLRGLDRLDARRAVIAQINAEGLAVTYLHKEIDAETGAEHLERRPLVESKPIMQPFGDRSGVVIEPMLTDQWFVDTARIVGPALEAVRDGRTEILPEQHRKVYFNWLENIEPWTISRQLWWGHQIPVWYGLDLSLEGRVDDDHDGALDDVEIFALLEEGLVHRGEIHQAAPDFDKVAVRFRDAIAGLPQPLEIARIVEVAGRDAAIDAFAQGLADYNVSQDPTRLVYPVWRDPDVLDTWFSSGLWPLGTLGWPEDTPELRKYFPTDVLVTGFDIIFFWVARMMMMQLEVAGDVPFRTVYVHGLVRDEKGAKMSKSKGNVIDPLTLIDDFGADALRMTLTGMAAMGRDPKLGPKHVEGARNFVTKIWNATRFAEMNGVRGGGALPQPTHTVNRWIIGEVARIRLATDEALAGYRFNDAANGLYAFVWGKVCDWYVELAKPLFDGDHASETRATMGWVLDQCYLLLHPIMPFVTEELWSLTGDRPKMLVHGDWPVYGAELIDTDADRQMNWVIALIEAVRSARAQMGVPAGAKLDLIVTEADAAARAALAANAPLIERLARVNAPVDGAAGKGMIAVAAQGASFALPIGDVIDAGAETARLQKAVAKSEKDADGLRKRLKNPKFVENAEAEVIEETREKLAALDDDIARLRAALAQLAAL; this is encoded by the coding sequence ATGAGCATGGACAAAAGCTTTGACGCCAAGGCCGCCGAGGCGCGGATCAGCGCCCGATGGGAACAGCAGAACGCCTTCGCCGCGGGGGCCAACGCCTCGCGCAGCGAAACCTTCACCGTGATGATCCCGCCGCCGAACGTCACCGGCAGCCTGCATATCGGCCACGCCTTCAACAACACGCTGCAAGACATCCTGATCCGCTGGCACCGGATGCGCGGCTTCGACACGCTGTGGCAGCCCGGCCAGGACCATGCGGGCATCGCCACCCAGATGGTCGTCGAACGCCGCATGGCCGAGCGCCAGGAACCGGGCCGCCGCGACATCGGACGCGCGGCCTTTGTCGAGAAGATCTGGGCCTGGAAGCAGGAATCCGGCGACACGATCATCAACCAGCTGAAACGGCTGGGCGCCTCTTGCGACTGGTCGCGCAACGCCTTCACCATGTCCGGCGCGCCCGGCGCCCCTGCGGGCGAAGGCGGGAATTTCCACGATGCGGTGATCCGGGTTTTCGTCGATCTCTACGACAAGGGCATCATCTATCGCGGCAAGCGGCTGGTGAACTGGGATCCGCATTTCGAAACCGCGATCAGCGACCTGGAGGTCGAGAACCGCGAGGTTCCCGGCCATATGTGGCATTTCAAATACCCGCTGGCGGCCAATCCTGAAACTGGCGAACGCGAGACCTATGAATATGTGGAACGCGACGAAGACGGCAATGTGACGCTGCGCGAGACCCGCGACTATATCAGCATCGCCACCACCCGCCCCGAAACCATGCTGGGCGACGGCGCGGTGGCGGTCCACCCGGACGATCCGCGCTATGCGCCCATCGTCGGCAAGCTGTGCGAGATCCCGGTCGGCCCCAAGGAACACCGCCGCCTGATCCCGATCATCACCGACGACTATCCGGACCCCGATTTCGGATCGGGCGCGGTCAAGATCACCGGCGCGCATGACTTCAACGACTATGGCGTGGCGATGCGCAACGACATCCCGCTCTATGCGCTGATGGACAGCAAGGGGGCGATGCGCGCCGACGGGCTGTCCCATGCCGACAGCGCCGCCATCGCCACCCGCGCGGCGCGGGGCCAGAATGTGGGCGATGTGTCCGACGTGAACCTGGTCCCCGAGGATCTGCGCGGGCTGGACCGCCTGGACGCGCGCCGCGCCGTGATCGCGCAGATCAACGCCGAAGGGCTGGCCGTCACATACCTGCACAAGGAGATCGACGCCGAAACCGGGGCCGAGCATCTGGAACGCCGCCCGCTGGTGGAATCGAAGCCGATCATGCAGCCCTTCGGCGACCGTTCCGGCGTGGTGATCGAGCCGATGCTGACCGATCAGTGGTTCGTGGACACCGCGCGGATCGTCGGCCCCGCGCTGGAGGCCGTGCGCGACGGGCGGACGGAAATCCTGCCGGAACAGCACAGGAAAGTCTATTTCAACTGGCTGGAAAATATCGAGCCGTGGACGATCAGCCGCCAGCTGTGGTGGGGGCACCAGATCCCGGTCTGGTATGGTCTGGACCTGTCGCTCGAAGGCCGGGTCGATGACGACCATGACGGCGCGCTGGACGATGTGGAGATCTTCGCGCTGCTGGAGGAGGGCCTGGTCCATCGCGGCGAGATCCACCAGGCCGCCCCCGATTTCGACAAGGTGGCCGTCCGCTTCCGCGATGCCATCGCCGGGCTGCCCCAGCCGCTGGAAATCGCCCGCATCGTCGAGGTCGCCGGCCGCGACGCCGCCATCGACGCCTTTGCCCAGGGCCTGGCGGACTACAACGTCTCGCAGGATCCGACCCGGCTGGTCTATCCGGTCTGGCGCGATCCCGACGTGCTGGACACCTGGTTCTCCTCGGGGCTCTGGCCGCTGGGCACGCTGGGCTGGCCCGAGGACACGCCCGAACTGCGCAAGTATTTCCCGACCGACGTGCTGGTCACGGGCTTCGACATCATCTTCTTCTGGGTCGCCCGGATGATGATGATGCAGCTTGAGGTCGCGGGCGACGTGCCCTTCCGCACCGTCTATGTCCACGGCCTCGTGCGCGACGAAAAGGGCGCGAAGATGTCGAAGTCGAAGGGCAACGTCATCGACCCGCTGACCCTGATCGACGATTTCGGCGCCGACGCGCTGCGCATGACCCTGACCGGCATGGCCGCCATGGGCCGCGACCCGAAGCTGGGGCCGAAGCATGTCGAGGGGGCGCGCAACTTCGTCACCAAGATCTGGAACGCCACGCGGTTCGCGGAAATGAACGGCGTTCGCGGCGGCGGGGCGCTGCCGCAGCCGACCCATACCGTGAACCGCTGGATCATCGGCGAGGTCGCGCGGATCCGGCTGGCCACCGACGAGGCCCTGGCCGGCTATCGCTTCAACGACGCGGCGAACGGGCTCTATGCCTTTGTCTGGGGCAAGGTCTGCGACTGGTATGTGGAACTCGCCAAGCCTCTGTTCGACGGCGACCATGCGAGCGAGACCCGCGCCACGATGGGCTGGGTTCTGGACCAGTGCTATCTGCTGCTGCACCCGATCATGCCCTTCGTGACCGAGGAACTGTGGTCGCTGACCGGCGACCGTCCGAAGATGCTGGTCCATGGCGACTGGCCGGTCTATGGCGCCGAACTGATCGACACTGATGCGGACCGGCAGATGAACTGGGTGATCGCCCTGATCGAGGCGGTGCGGTCCGCCCGCGCCCAGATGGGCGTCCCGGCGGGGGCGAAGCTGGACCTGATCGTGACCGAAGCCGATGCGGCCGCCCGCGCGGCTCTGGCCGCCAATGCGCCCTTGATCGAGCGGCTGGCGCGGGTCAATGCGCCGGTGGACGGCGCGGCGGGCAAGGGCATGATCGCCGTCGCGGCGCAGGGGGCGAGCTTCGCGCTGCCCATTGGCGATGTGATCGACGCGGGCGCGGAAACGGCGCGGTTGCAGAAGGCGGTGGCGAAGTCCGAAAAGGACGCGGACGGGCTGCGCAAGCGGCTGAAGAACCCGAAGTTCGTGGAAAACGCCGAAGCCGAGGTGATCGAGGAAACCCGCGAGAAGCTGGCCGCGCTGGATGACGATATCGCCCGGCTGCGCGCGGCTTTGGCGCAGTTGGCGGCGCTGTAA
- a CDS encoding pyridoxal phosphate-dependent aminotransferase, which yields MVRLAPIPAGLPATVPFVGPETLERQSGRPFAARLGANENGFGPSPRAVAAMRAAVAEVWKYADPTSHDLTAALAAHHGVQPGNIMVGEGIDGLLGLLVRLTVAPGDGVVTSDGAYPTFNFHVAGFGGVLDKVPYRDDAEDPQALADRARRTGARLVYLANPDNPMGSWQDGAAIAAMLDSLPPDTLLVLDEAYAEFAPAGAIPAIAADDPRVIRMRTFSKAHGMAGARVGYAIGHPDLIAAFDRVRNHFGMNRISQIGALAALQDQDWLAQVVAQVAAARDRIAAIGARHQLTALPSATNFVALDTHRDGAFARRLVESLAGQGVFVRMPGVAPLNRCIRISCGPDAELDILEQALPRALAAL from the coding sequence ATGGTCCGCCTTGCCCCGATCCCGGCGGGCCTGCCCGCGACCGTGCCTTTCGTCGGACCCGAGACGCTGGAGCGCCAGTCGGGCCGCCCCTTCGCCGCCCGCCTTGGCGCCAATGAAAACGGCTTCGGTCCCAGCCCGCGCGCGGTGGCCGCGATGCGGGCGGCGGTGGCCGAGGTCTGGAAATACGCCGATCCGACCAGCCATGACCTGACGGCGGCGCTGGCGGCCCATCACGGCGTCCAGCCGGGCAACATCATGGTGGGCGAGGGCATCGACGGGCTGCTGGGTCTGCTGGTGCGCCTGACCGTCGCGCCCGGCGATGGGGTGGTGACCTCGGACGGCGCCTATCCGACGTTCAACTTCCACGTCGCGGGCTTCGGCGGGGTGCTGGACAAGGTGCCCTATCGCGACGATGCCGAGGATCCGCAGGCTCTGGCCGACCGCGCCCGCCGGACCGGGGCGCGGCTGGTCTATCTGGCCAATCCCGACAACCCGATGGGAAGCTGGCAGGACGGCGCGGCGATTGCCGCGATGCTGGACAGCCTGCCGCCCGACACGCTGCTGGTCCTGGACGAGGCCTATGCCGAATTCGCCCCCGCAGGCGCGATCCCGGCCATCGCCGCCGACGATCCGCGCGTGATTCGGATGCGCACCTTTTCCAAGGCCCATGGCATGGCGGGCGCCCGGGTGGGCTATGCCATCGGCCATCCCGACCTGATCGCCGCCTTCGACCGGGTGCGCAACCATTTCGGCATGAACCGGATCAGCCAGATCGGCGCGCTGGCCGCCTTGCAGGACCAGGACTGGCTGGCCCAGGTGGTCGCGCAGGTCGCCGCCGCCCGCGACCGCATCGCCGCGATCGGCGCCCGGCACCAGCTGACCGCGCTGCCCTCGGCCACCAATTTCGTGGCGCTCGACACCCATCGCGACGGCGCCTTCGCCCGCCGCCTGGTCGAGTCCCTGGCCGGGCAGGGCGTGTTCGTCCGAATGCCCGGCGTTGCCCCCCTGAACCGCTGCATCCGCATCAGCTGCGGCCCCGACGCAGAGCTCGACATCCTGGAACAGGCGCTGCCGCGCGCCCTCGCCGCGCTCTAG
- a CDS encoding Lrp/AsnC ligand binding domain-containing protein, whose product MRPVFVQFRCEPGKTYQVAEAIYDREVVSELYSTSGDYDLIAKVYIPEDEDVGRFLSEKLFDIPHISRTLTTMTFRAF is encoded by the coding sequence ATGCGACCCGTCTTCGTTCAGTTCCGCTGCGAGCCTGGCAAGACCTACCAGGTCGCCGAGGCCATCTATGACCGTGAAGTCGTCAGCGAGCTTTACTCGACCTCGGGCGATTACGACCTGATCGCCAAGGTCTATATCCCCGAGGACGAGGATGTCGGCCGCTTCCTGTCGGAAAAGCTGTTCGACATTCCCCATATCAGCCGCACGCTGACCACCATGACCTTCCGCGCCTTCTGA